The Stigmatella aurantiaca genome includes the window ACTACTCCAAGCTGCTGGAGGCCCACCCCCGGCACCGGCTCGCCGATGACGCGGCATTCCTGCTGGCGCGCATCTACCTGGATCGCCAGGACCAGCCCGAGGCCGCCCGCCGCGTGCTGACCGAGAGCCTCGCCATCACCTCCAAGGGCGACCGGAGCCGTGAAATCAAGGAGCTGCTCGCCTCGCTGCCCGCGGCCAAGGCGCCGCCCGCGCGCAAGCCCTCCGCCCCCGCCGTGGCCGAGGCGCCTCCTGCCCGGCACGAGCCCGCCGCGCCCTCCCTGGCGGAGGCCCTCTCCAAGGCGGGCCGCGAGGCCACGCACGCCAAGCCCTCGCCGGAGCCCGTGCCCGTGGTCGTCCCGGTGAAGCTGTCCGAGGCCCCGGCCACCGCCGCCGTCGCGCCGCCGCCCACGCCTGCCGCGGAGCTGCCCCCCGTGCTCGTTCTTCCTTCGCCCGCAATCGCCGTGGCGCAGCCGAAGGCCGAGGCCCTGCCCGCGCCCGTCACCGCGCCGGTGGATCAGCACGTGGCCGAGAGCCGCATCAAGACGGCGGCGAAGATGTCGCGCCAGGCGCAGTTGACGCTCGTGGAGCAGCTGGGCCTCAAGGTGCGCCGGGTCGTCATCGACGCGGGGCACGGTGGCCATGACACGGGCGCCATCGGCCGGGGGAACACGCGCGAGAAGGACATCACGCTCGCCATCTCCCAGAAGCTCGCCGCCGAGCTGCGCGGGCGCGGCCTGGAGGTGATCCTCACGCGCGAGGACGACCGCTACCTCAAGCTGGAGGACCGGGCGGCCTTCGCCAACGAGGCGCGGGGCGACCTGTTCATCTCCATCCACTGCAACTCCGCCACCAACCGCAAGCTGCGCGGCGTGGAGACCTACACGCTGAACCTCTCCTCGGACCGCTACTCCATCCGGCTGGCCGCCCGGGAGAACGCCTCCACCGAGAAGGGCATCAGCGACCTGCAGTTCATCCTCGCGGACCTGGCCACCAAGGCCAACACGGGCGAGTCCACGCGCCTGGCCACCCAGGTGCAGAAGAACCTCGTGAGCCACCTGTCCAAGGACTTCCCGGGCACGAGGGATCTCGGCACCAAGGAGGCCCTCTTCTACGTGCTCCTGGGCGCGAAGATGCCGGCCATCCTCGTCGAGACGGCCTTCCTGTCCCACCCCGACGACGAGAAGCGCCTGGGCACCGCCGAGTACCAGGACACCCTGGCCAAGTCGATCGCCCAGGGCGTGGAGGACTTCCTCAACGACCGGAACCGGCTGGCGAAGATCAACTGACGGGCAGGGGAGGCCCCTCGACGCGCCCAGGAGGCTCTGGCGCGGGCGCCACGGGCTCCGGGAGCTCTGGAGGCGCCTCGGAGATCTCCCGGTAGATGCGGCGGCCCAGCAGCCCCCCCAGGACAAGCGAGCCCACGAGCCCCGCCGCGGACACCACCGTCATCCACGTGCGGCCCTGGGCCAGTCCACTGCCGAACTGAACCATGAGGAAAGTGCCCGGCAGGGTGCCCAGCAACATCCCTGCCACCGAGGGCCAGAAGCGCGCCCCCGAGGCCGCCGCGGCGATCAGCATCGGATCCGTGGGCAGCAGGGGGTTGAGGGTGGTGAGAAACGCGAATTGGAAATCGTGCTTTCGTGCCACCCGGACGAGGGCCCCATAGCGGGGGCCCGCCAGGCGGCGCAGCGGGCGCTGGCCCAGCTTCCGGGCCGGAAAGAAGAGCACCGCCGCCCCCAGGAAGCTGCCAAGCAGAGCGTACGCTGTGCCTGCCAGGGTACCGAAGAGCATGCCCCCCACGGCGGCGAACACGTGCCCGGGCAGCAGGAGGAGGGGCCGCAGCCCCAGTGCCAGCACGTACACCCAGGGGGCCGCCTTGCCCAGCGGGGCGATCCACCGCCGCAACTCCTGCTGATCCAGCGCATCTGGACCTAGCAGGCGAAGCGTGGCCAACCCGCCCAGGGAGAGCACCAGCGGGGCCAGCACCCGAAGCCACCCTTTGAACCTCTGCGACGTGAACATGCTCGGCCATTCCCCCTTGGGCGGCTGAAAGTGGGAGCGAAGGGAGGGAATCGGCAACGTGGGTTGGTGTGTTTTGGACATGAAAGCATCCTGCCGGGCAGGCATTAGCCCGGCCCGGATGCCCAGCGGGCCTCTATAACGCCGCGTAATTATTGAAGTTGTAGGGCGGTATGTCGGGTTCGAACGGCTGGCGGTGTACGGAGCTTGCTTGCATTGGGACGCTTCCATCCCAAGCTTTGAGGCACGGGGCACTAAGGCGGCGTCGGGGCAGCATTCGAGAGGAGACGGAAAATGTCAGACAAGGACAACAAGGGCAGCATGACGGTGGCCGAGGCGGGACGGAAGGGTGGAGAGACCGTCCGCAATGAGCGCGGCCGCGAGTTCTACGAGACCATCGGCCGCAAGGGCGGTGCGACCGTGAAGGCCGAGCGGGGCCGCTCCTTCTACGAGGAGATTGGCCGCAAGGGCGGCGAGACCGTGAAGGCTGAGCGCGGCGCGAAGTTCTACGAGGAGATCGGCAAGAAGGGCGGCGATCGCGTGAAGGCCACGCGGGGGCCCAACTTCTACGAGGAGATTGGCCGCAAGGGTGGGCAGAAGGTGAAGAAGCTCATCGAAGAGGGCAAGCGCGCGGCCCGGGCGGCGATGGCCACGGCCGAGACTGCCGCGGGGCCGGAGACCGCGAGCAGCGCCCCTGCGGCCCCTGCGGCCCCGGTGGCCCCGGTGCCCACCGAGGGCCAGGAGCCCCAGCGCGAGTAGCGTGACGGGGAGGCGCGGACCCGCTAAGACGGGGCCGTGTTTCTCCTCATCACGATGCTCGAACAGGTGGAGCAGCTTGAGCGGGCCATCCGCCGGCTCCGGGATTTTGGCATCCCGGAGCCGTGGGTGGTGCGAGCCCGGAGCGCCGCGGCCGCGCTGTCGGCCGAGGTGCCCGTGTTCGCGGGGCTGCGCAGCCTGGCGCTCGGCGCGGATGAAGACCGGCTCGTGCTCTTGAGCCTGTTGCCTCAATCCGCCGAGGAGATTGAACGGTTGGTGAACCGGGTCCAGCTGGAGATGGACGCGGATGAGCCTCCCATGGGCCGGTTGATCGCCCTTCCGGTGA containing:
- a CDS encoding N-acetylmuramoyl-L-alanine amidase, whose product is MRTRLVLCLLLLSSVAAAAKRDAAEEAYQEARTAYYALKGDAARRKLRHHWLSVARRFEAVASEHPKSTRAPDALFTAGELMNELSRISFLAEDQHAAVTDYSKLLEAHPRHRLADDAAFLLARIYLDRQDQPEAARRVLTESLAITSKGDRSREIKELLASLPAAKAPPARKPSAPAVAEAPPARHEPAAPSLAEALSKAGREATHAKPSPEPVPVVVPVKLSEAPATAAVAPPPTPAAELPPVLVLPSPAIAVAQPKAEALPAPVTAPVDQHVAESRIKTAAKMSRQAQLTLVEQLGLKVRRVVIDAGHGGHDTGAIGRGNTREKDITLAISQKLAAELRGRGLEVILTREDDRYLKLEDRAAFANEARGDLFISIHCNSATNRKLRGVETYTLNLSSDRYSIRLAARENASTEKGISDLQFILADLATKANTGESTRLATQVQKNLVSHLSKDFPGTRDLGTKEALFYVLLGAKMPAILVETAFLSHPDDEKRLGTAEYQDTLAKSIAQGVEDFLNDRNRLAKIN
- a CDS encoding TVP38/TMEM64 family protein, encoding MFTSQRFKGWLRVLAPLVLSLGGLATLRLLGPDALDQQELRRWIAPLGKAAPWVYVLALGLRPLLLLPGHVFAAVGGMLFGTLAGTAYALLGSFLGAAVLFFPARKLGQRPLRRLAGPRYGALVRVARKHDFQFAFLTTLNPLLPTDPMLIAAAASGARFWPSVAGMLLGTLPGTFLMVQFGSGLAQGRTWMTVVSAAGLVGSLVLGGLLGRRIYREISEAPPELPEPVAPAPEPPGRVEGPPLPVS
- a CDS encoding general stress protein encodes the protein MSDKDNKGSMTVAEAGRKGGETVRNERGREFYETIGRKGGATVKAERGRSFYEEIGRKGGETVKAERGAKFYEEIGKKGGDRVKATRGPNFYEEIGRKGGQKVKKLIEEGKRAARAAMATAETAAGPETASSAPAAPAAPVAPVPTEGQEPQRE